From Paracoccus seriniphilus:
TCTTGATGAAGGTGTCCAGTTTCAGGAAATGATCGCTGACGTCGAAGTGAATGTAGAGGCGGTCAAAGCGCCCGTCAAATTCCCAGACCAAGGTGTCTGTCATGCAGCTAATACCTTATACCGTAACAGAAAAATCGTAAGCCGCGAAAATCGCGTCGCGCAAGAAAAACTTGACGTGTGTCAGTCATTCGAATGGCCGCACTCGGCCGAGCATAATCAGCATCCATGCCCGTGCAGTGACATCGGCTCCAGGTTGCACGGCCCCGCAGTCGTCTCAGATATCGAAGAGGTCTGCCCGGGCACGGGCGGAAAGTAGCGAGCGAGGGGGCATATGTGTCCTCAAAACGGTGTTGAAGTTTTCTGGACACGCCTTAATATGAAGACTATTAAATAGACAGATATCGACACCCAGAAGAACGATCACCCATCTCTCGGGAAGACGTCCTCAAACCGTTCGTTTTGGAGACACTATGACACGCACGGGCGACATCCTCGGATACGCAAGGGTCTCCACCGCCGATCAAGACCTGTCCGGCCAGAAAGACCGGTTGCTGCAGCACGGCGCTATTCGCGTGTTCGAGGACGTGATCTCCGGCAAGACGTTCAACCGACCCGGTCTGGCGGCCTTGCTTGATCAGGCCAGACCCAACGATACTCTCGCTGTCATCCGCCTCGATCGCTTGGGCCGCTCGCTCAAAGAGCTTCTGGAAATTGTCGATGACCTCAAGGCCCGAGAGATCAATCTGATCAGCCTTGAGGAGAGGATCGACACGACATCCGCCGCTGGCGAACTCGTATTCCACGTCTTCGGGGCTATTGCGCATTTCGAGCGGCGCCTGATCTCTGAGCGCACCAAAGACGGCTTGATCAACGCGCGGAAACATGGCCGCACCCCCGGGCGGCCATCATTGCAGCCCGAGACAATCTCAGCCCTCCAAGATCTCGTCAGCACCGGAAAATCCGTCGCCCAGGCCGCAAAACATCTCGGCATAGGCAGATCAACAGCTTACAAGGTGATCAGAAACAGCAACCCACCATGAGTGTTCGCTGAAGGTTCCGCCTTAGAGTAATCCTACGCACAAACCTTCCGATAGGGCCTCGTCGGGAAATTCTCAGGAATGGCGAGGATCTCGAGAACTTGAACGAAGCAACTTGTCTCAGTCGTCGTAGTGCGGGCCGTCAACAGTGATGTTAGACAGATCAAGTCCATCTTGCATCAGGACCAGAGAGAAACGCTTGAAGAACGAAAAGAATTTCGACCCAGTCATCTCAATATCAATGGCTCGGACAACTTTTTCAGGATCGTCATACCTGCCTTTCTGCAAATAGACTAAGACGCCGGGTTCGTATTCTTTTCCGTGATTGCCGTTGAAAGAAATGCGGTAGCCGATCACTCTTTCATCATCCGTGGCAAGGCCCGCGCCAACCAGATAGTCGGCCATGCTCTCGGTATCAGACCTATCTGCGGCGACAGTCCCCTTAAAATCGTTGTACTGAACAGAAGCGACGAAATCGGACATACTTTACTCCCGGTGACCTGCCCCAAAAATTTGCCCGCTAGGTATCTCACTGAGCCGTGGGTTCGCGCAACCTGCCCCATGAAGTATGACCGGATATTTTGAAGTTGGCCGGGTCAAAGCGAGCGATCCCTTTGGGCGACCTGCTCCCGGATCTGATCTTCCAGCAGTCGCTCACCATCTCCCTTCGCTTCGCAGGTGATCAGCGCGAAGGTTTCCATGCCAACACGCAAAGCACGGCGGCTGTTGTGGCTGACTAGGAACGTGCCGTCGATCTCCGGTTGTGTTTTCATCGACATCTGAAGATGGGTGGGTGACATCGCGAAGACGGCCCCAAAGAGGCGAGAACAGAGAAAGCTGGCTTTCGATCAGCCGCAGCGATACTGCCACCTGCATAAGCCAGCTTTCTTCTTTCCTGCCCAATTCTCTCGCGACGGCTGGAACAGTGGCGAATTGCAGAAAATATCTCGGAGTGCTCGCTGTCGGCAGGTAATAATCGGGATACGGTTCGGTCTACCCCGGCGCATAGGGGACAAACTGGAACACCCGCTTGTCTTCATACCTCTGCCGTCCGAAGAATCCTGCTTTCGCAGCGATGTCCGGCCAATTGTTGTTGGCAGTGCTCTTACGGATGATGTCCTTCAGGAAGTTCGCAGGATTCCCTGTTCCAAGCTTCGCCTTGCAGGCATGAATGGCGTTTACACATCATCGGAATACACGGTTCCATCCGGATATTTTCCGGCCTGAAACTCCCGGAACAGATACTCGATGACGGGTGTTTTCTTGGATAATCTAGGCGGCAAAGTGTAGCGTCTCAATTAAGTTCGGTAGGCACGGATAGCATTCGGATCGAGGTCGGACGCTGGCACCAGCTTGTAGTGCCGTTCTTCGACAACCCTGATCTCATCGTCCTGAAGCGTCAACTCAAACAGCGCAACGACCTGGTCAGACATGAACTGCGCTGAAATGGCGCGACACTGCATATCGGGAAACCGCTGCTCAACGAAGCGGATGTCTTGCGTGGTCTGAACGATGCCGATCTGATCTTTACCGCCCTTCGCCTGTACCGGGATGACGTAATGACAGCCGCGCTTGTCGAGACCGACATACAGTTCGTCGATCTCAATCTGCCCGATGCCCCGCACGGTCGTGCGCAGATGGTTCTGCAAGCTATAGGTGGTCAGCCCTAGGAAAGTGTCGATAAGCCGGTTATAGCGAACGATCGCCAGCAGAGCCTGTTCGTCGTCCAGGGCATAGGCTCGGATCAGCTCAGGCGTGGCATCAGGGATAGAGATCGTCACCAGATCGTCACGCGGGACGATGCGGTTCGCCTTCACCAAGCGAAAGCGGTACTGCGCCCTTCCGGCCAGCTCGATAACCCATTCACGCCCCTCGTCCTGCGTCGCGACGATTGGCTCCGGAAGCGCCACACGAAAGCGAAAGGAATACAGCACATCGCCCAGGTTCTTCGGCAACCGGATATTGAGGGCGGCCGCAGCGTCCTCGATGTCCTCGCGGGTAAACTCCAGCGCCGCAGCACCTTCTTCGTACCGATCAAAGAAAATCTTCTCGATCAGGGCACCGTAGCGGTTTGGCTCCTTAGCCATTGGCAGCCTGCTGCAGTTCGGCTTCGATGTCTTCCTGACGGCGCTTGCGCGCACCGCTCTTGCGGTCACGCCGTCCAGACGGAGCCGGAACCCCGAAATATGCAGCTGCGTCGGTCATGTCGCCGGTTAGCAAGGCGGTGTCTCCAAGGGCAATCGGTGCAGATGGGCGGGTGGGTTTGACGCCCAGAGCCGCAATAATCTGCTCGGCGATCGCCCTCGCCAGAGGCGGCGGCACGGCATTGCCGATTTGACGTGCGCCATGCCACTTCGTAACGTGAAAGCGGAACCAGTCCGGGAAACCGTGCAGCCGCGCCATCTCGCGCACCGTGATGCAGCGCTGGTAGCGGTAGTGGATTGGGCGGGGGCTTGTAAACGCCCCGCGTGCGCCGTCTGTACCGGCGCGCAGCGTGTTGGAAACACCACCGGGAGCTAGCTTGAAGAAGCGGCTGATCGGCTCGACCGTTCCAGGCTCAGTAGCCGCGAATCGGCGGCGGGAAATATCCGTGTGTTCAGTACGAGCGCTAGACGTCAGCACAGCCGGGTCCCAATCGCGTACATGACCATAGTGCCAAGAGTCGTTGCCTAGGCAACGCATTTCGGCAGCGTAAGCCGAAGGCTCGCCGAAGCGTGAAGTGGGAACCGCATCGGATGCGTGGAGAGTTCGGTAGCTGTCGGCGTCGGGAAGGTCGCCGATCGCCTCTTCACAACTAGGCCCGAACGGCAGCTCGGGAAACTTCACCGGCTTGCCGGAAATGTTCGTCTGCGGTGCCGGATAGTCGGGAAGCGGATGCCCCTTCTTCGCCCCCATGAGGATGAAGCGCTCACGCGACTGCGGCACGCCGTAATGCGCGGCATTAAGCACCTTCCAAGGCAGGCGCACGTCGTAACCGGCCGTATTGAAGGCGGTCTCCAGCTCCTGCAGGAACTTGCGGTGCTTCCCAACCGTCAGCCCCTTCACGTTCTCGAAGACGAACATCGTGGCATCCAGCTCGCGTACGATGCGTACAAAATCCAGCACAAGACGGTTACGTGGATCGTCCAGGACTCGGTGCCCGATCAGGGAAAATCCCTGGCAGGGCGCACCGCCAAAGACACAGTCTACCTTAGCATCACCCAGACCAGCGGCGCGGCGGATGTCATCACCGTTCAGGTGTTCGACAGAGTGGGGCAGCACAGCAGTATTTGGGAAATTAAACTCGTGGACAGCGCAGTGCACTGGGTCGATCTCAACGGCCGCCCGCACATCGAAGCCGGCCTGTTCAAAGCCCAGGCTGAGGCCGCCCGCACCGGCAAAAAGATCAATACCCACCGGCCGCATTTGCCGTCTCCTGTAGTTTCTTAGTTCTCGATTCGACATTCTAACCAAGAGGTTTCTATATGTCGATCGTTTTCCTTATTCACCCACAAATCCCGGAGAACTAAGAGCAAACGTGCCGGGTCTCTAGTCTCACATTCCCAGACTGTAAGCACCTGCCATCCGGCATTCACCAAATCACGTACGTTCTTGGCATCGCGCTCCACGTTCTGCGCAAGCTTCGGCCCCCAGTAATCGAGTTTCGATTTGGGAGCCTTCCCCTTACTGCATCCGTGGGCATGCCAAAAGCAGCCATGTACTAAGATCACCTTCCGCCGCTTCCCGAAGACGATATCCGGACGGCCCGGCAGGCCTTTACGGTGGAGGCGGTATCGATAGCCAGCACCGTGCAGGAGACGGCGCACCACCAGCTCAGAGGTTGTGCCCTTTTGCTTAACCGACTGGATAATGCGGCGGCGCTGCTGAGGACTTCGCGTGTCCATGTTCTGAGTTTCTTTAGCTGTGTGGCATGAGTGCCGGGCAATCGAGGAAGAGACGCTATGTTGCGATGACAAAGCGTTGTCCGACTAGGCAGTCAAAAATCTGAGGCGTTCTAGGGGCTGTCTGCCCCCGCGCCTGACGGCGCTCCCCCGAGGATACTTTTGGGAAGATGAAGTCAGATACGATGATCTGGCTCAGTCGCATCCACGACCTGCTCCAGGATCACAGACGGCACAACACCGATCGCGCGGGCAAGGACCACCAGCTCAACGACATCAATCCGGCGCTCGCCACTCTCGATCCTGGCAACCAGAGACTGATGGCACTTAAGGCGCTCGGCCATTCCAGCCTGCGTCAGGCCTGCCGCCTTCCGGGCGTCGATCAGCGCTTCACATAAAGCCACATGACCTGTGCTTCTGATCGTCTTCGTCATGTCGCTGCGCCACCTCTTTGGGCGCAAGCGGTAATCTGCTTTTCAGATTATCTAAAAAATGGATAATTCAGCATATTCCAAGCCAGTTCCG
This genomic window contains:
- a CDS encoding recombinase family protein, which translates into the protein MTRTGDILGYARVSTADQDLSGQKDRLLQHGAIRVFEDVISGKTFNRPGLAALLDQARPNDTLAVIRLDRLGRSLKELLEIVDDLKAREINLISLEERIDTTSAAGELVFHVFGAIAHFERRLISERTKDGLINARKHGRTPGRPSLQPETISALQDLVSTGKSVAQAAKHLGIGRSTAYKVIRNSNPP
- a CDS encoding endonuclease; the encoded protein is MAKEPNRYGALIEKIFFDRYEEGAAALEFTREDIEDAAAALNIRLPKNLGDVLYSFRFRVALPEPIVATQDEGREWVIELAGRAQYRFRLVKANRIVPRDDLVTISIPDATPELIRAYALDDEQALLAIVRYNRLIDTFLGLTTYSLQNHLRTTVRGIGQIEIDELYVGLDKRGCHYVIPVQAKGGKDQIGIVQTTQDIRFVEQRFPDMQCRAISAQFMSDQVVALFELTLQDDEIRVVEERHYKLVPASDLDPNAIRAYRT
- a CDS encoding DNA cytosine methyltransferase is translated as MRPVGIDLFAGAGGLSLGFEQAGFDVRAAVEIDPVHCAVHEFNFPNTAVLPHSVEHLNGDDIRRAAGLGDAKVDCVFGGAPCQGFSLIGHRVLDDPRNRLVLDFVRIVRELDATMFVFENVKGLTVGKHRKFLQELETAFNTAGYDVRLPWKVLNAAHYGVPQSRERFILMGAKKGHPLPDYPAPQTNISGKPVKFPELPFGPSCEEAIGDLPDADSYRTLHASDAVPTSRFGEPSAYAAEMRCLGNDSWHYGHVRDWDPAVLTSSARTEHTDISRRRFAATEPGTVEPISRFFKLAPGGVSNTLRAGTDGARGAFTSPRPIHYRYQRCITVREMARLHGFPDWFRFHVTKWHGARQIGNAVPPPLARAIAEQIIAALGVKPTRPSAPIALGDTALLTGDMTDAAAYFGVPAPSGRRDRKSGARKRRQEDIEAELQQAANG
- a CDS encoding very short patch repair endonuclease — encoded protein: MDTRSPQQRRRIIQSVKQKGTTSELVVRRLLHGAGYRYRLHRKGLPGRPDIVFGKRRKVILVHGCFWHAHGCSKGKAPKSKLDYWGPKLAQNVERDAKNVRDLVNAGWQVLTVWECETRDPARLLLVLRDLWVNKENDRHIETSWLECRIEN
- a CDS encoding helix-turn-helix domain-containing protein, whose product is MTKTIRSTGHVALCEALIDARKAAGLTQAGMAERLKCHQSLVARIESGERRIDVVELVVLARAIGVVPSVILEQVVDATEPDHRI